Below is a genomic region from Spirosoma radiotolerans.
TTTACGGCTGGAACAGCCCGTAGTTTTTCGATAACCTGACGGGTTTTCTGGTCCTCTTTATTTAATGAATCGGTTCCCGCCAATGTACGCTGGACGGTATGCCAGTAAGCCTCATTTGTGGTTGAAACGGTATCGCTTGGCTCAATCGGTTGTTCGTAGAAGGCCGCCGGGTGCGGATGATTCACGATAATATTACTGTTCCGCAGGGTAACGTGGGCCCGCAGCCCCAGTGACTGTTTGCCAACGCCGGTCAGATCGGCTTTTAGACGAATGCTGACGGGCAACCAGCCCGCCGTAGTCGAAGAACCTGCCGAATCAGTCGTTGTTTCGAGTTCCTGCTCGATGGTGATCTCCCGCACGTAATTCAGGTTGGCGCCCGAACCAATACGGGTTTCAATCTGACACAGGGCAAAGGAAGTGGTATCAATCCAGGCTTTTCCAACAAAGGCCAGGTCTTCGGGACGCTTGGGATCGAACTGAATTTCGTAACAAATGTGGTCGCCTATCTGGGTTGTATCGGCCAGAAAAAACTCATACCAGTTTTTCCAGTTGTCGCCGATGGGCGAGGCAAAATCTTTTCCTAAAATTGGAATGTAGTTGTCGTAAAAATTCTGATTGACAAGATTGGTTCCGCCCAACAACTGTGAGCTTAAACCGGCATCATCGACGGCAACACCTTTAATGCGGGTTTTCAGGATGTCTTCCCGTTTGTGTTGGGGGTTAGCTTTAAAATAATAGCGCGACACGGACTCGGAGGCTAATAAGGGCAAGACCCGATGGCCATCTTTGTCAATGATTGAGTCATGTTTACTCATGGCCTCGTTAATCCGCTTGATAAGCGGATTCTTGCGCATGCGATCCGAAACGTGGCTGAGCGCGATTTCCGTTTTTACGTAGCTGTCGTATTCGTAGGCGGAGAGCCGTTTCCGGTCGTTGATCGAGCGATTTTTGCGCAGCTGTCGTAGCACGCGCCAGGCTGGATTTTCACCGGCTTTAACGGTTACTTCCTGTAAGGAGTTGCCACCAGATTCGAGCTTGATGTCAACGGCCTGGCTAGTGCGCTCGGGATCAATCGCCCGACGGCTCACTTTATAGCCCATCGAGCTCACGGCTATCGAATCTGTCAGGATTTTGGCTACGAGCGTATAACGGCCTTTTTCGTCCGTTAGCGCCCCGCTGCGTCGACCTACCAGCGATACACTGGCAAATGGGATAGGGTCACCTGTGTGTGCATCCGTAACCAGCCCGGTGACCGTATACACGGTTTGCGCCTGGGTAGCAGTTACCGCTACACTAAGTACTAACCACAGTAAGATTAATAAAGAAAGTAACGGTGTCTTCAAGCGTTCTGTCGTCTTGTCGTTCTGATTCGCATGGCGAAGATAACCAAATAGGGGTAGTTATCAGCGGTTACATAAGATGAATCGACATTAAAAAACGATGAACTGTTAAAACTACTCTATGAATGGTGTCGAGATAACCGTTTCTTTGTTTTTTGAAGCAAATAAGTAGTTTTTACTAGTGTTGTTCGTTGTAAGCCAGTGGTTAGTACTAACCAACTAACCAGATACGATCCGCTTCGGCTCCCTGTTCGGTCCACTCCACCAGTACTTGTTGCGACTCCAGCGTATTAACACGTTTGCCGGTATAATCTGGTTTGATGGGTAGGTCGCGGTTATAACGTCGGTCGATCAGTACGAGCAACTCCACTTTTCTGGGACGTCCGAACGCGGTCATGGCATCGAGGGCTGCCCGCACCATTCGACCCGTAGCCAGCACATCATCTACAAGAATGACGCGCTTGTTTTCAATGATGAACGGAACATGCGTTGTATTGGGTCGCAGGGGCGTATCGCGCCGGCGGAAATCGTCCCGATAGAAGGTCGCGTCCAGGTAGCCAAGGGGCACCTCATGTCCCAGCGCGCGGTTCAGTTCACGGGCAACGCGTTCGGCAAAATAGATTCCTCGCGGCTGCAACCCCAGAATGACGGTGTCGTCGAAATTCTGATAATTTTCGATGAGTTGTTGGGCGAGTCTGCTCACAACAATTTCCAGCAACGGACTGGATAAAATTAGGCGCTGTTGATTCATGGGGTAAAAATAGTCGTAAGTCGGTCAGGTGCGGTTTAAAACTCCCAAAATCATGCAAATGCAGGCGCATAGACCTCAGAAGTTTCTTCGTAGCTTTGATCGAAGCATATGAAATCCATCAAGTATGGGGATTCGAAATTGTACTGGTTTACTTTGCCTTCTTTTTTTTAGCTACTCGCTTAGCAGCGCGCAGAACGTAGCGGGTCTTTGGCTGGGCGCTACCTACTCATCGACCACGGGTAAGCTTCTTTACGATTACACCATGATGCTTACGCAAACGGGTAACCGGCTAACGGGCAATACGCAAACAGCCAGTTCCGCCGGGCCATTTAGCCGGCAGGCCACGGCCATTTTGTCGGGTCAGCTAAACGGATCGACGGTGGCGTTTACTGAGTCGAATCAGGATGGCAGTTTGAACGGCAATTGTTACTGGCGCGGAACAATGACCTATAATCCGGTAGACGAAAGCCTTATTGGTACGTTTGAAAACATTGTCAATGGTAACTATTGTTCAACGGCTGCGAATGGTAACGTCGAGTTGTACCGAATTGCGCTGAAAAGTGGTACAACTTTTTGCAGAAACACGCCCGCCCGTTTGACCGTCACGGGCAAAAATATTCGCTGGTATTCATCTGAGGCCAAAACCAACCTGCTGGCAACGGGCAATACATACACCCCGAGACTCAACGAGACGACAACATTATACATCACGCAAACGCTGAATCAAGCTGAAAGCCCGGCAGTGCCGATCACGGTTACCATTACGGAGCCCATTTTTAAATTTGCGATCACCAATGCCGGTTGCAACAAAAACAACGGGGCCATTCAGGTAATTGCTTCCAATGCTATCAACTGGCAGTACAGCGTGAATGCGGGAGCTTTTCAATCGAGTGCTTCGTTTACAAGCCTTTCGCCCGGCTCATATACCGTTGTTGCCAAA
It encodes:
- a CDS encoding DUF5686 and carboxypeptidase-like regulatory domain-containing protein; protein product: MKTPLLSLLILLWLVLSVAVTATQAQTVYTVTGLVTDAHTGDPIPFASVSLVGRRSGALTDEKGRYTLVAKILTDSIAVSSMGYKVSRRAIDPERTSQAVDIKLESGGNSLQEVTVKAGENPAWRVLRQLRKNRSINDRKRLSAYEYDSYVKTEIALSHVSDRMRKNPLIKRINEAMSKHDSIIDKDGHRVLPLLASESVSRYYFKANPQHKREDILKTRIKGVAVDDAGLSSQLLGGTNLVNQNFYDNYIPILGKDFASPIGDNWKNWYEFFLADTTQIGDHICYEIQFDPKRPEDLAFVGKAWIDTTSFALCQIETRIGSGANLNYVREITIEQELETTTDSAGSSTTAGWLPVSIRLKADLTGVGKQSLGLRAHVTLRNSNIIVNHPHPAAFYEQPIEPSDTVSTTNEAYWHTVQRTLAGTDSLNKEDQKTRQVIEKLRAVPAVKMAEAVGQVAVTGFYKVGGFDIGPYPYLFAVNSVEGLRTRVGFRTNEQFSRNWVLRGYLAYGTLDKQFKYGGEINYLFSRQHWTILGVRVANDLERLGLTPELIGGNRIFYALSRFGRFRGGYQSYQKEVFFKTEPVRGILLTATLGSRTFDPLFPFHYRTEPELGDQSALRSDIFDAYWSVEARLARKEKYLMDGNDRITLGTKRAPVLTIRYTHGAKSLGGEYNYDRLTLRAQQSLRLGALGRMTYLLSAGYTPSTLPAPLLFPHIGNPTPLLTTNTFNRMQFYEFVSDRFVAVHIQHRFEGLLFNRIPGIRKLNWRLVANIDALWGSQTKANQDVESFKPLPGGTRPVYFGTLDGHKPYMEVGYGIDNIFKIIRLQAIHRLNYLEDGPNGIPLNSFALKASASFSF
- the pyrR gene encoding bifunctional pyr operon transcriptional regulator/uracil phosphoribosyltransferase PyrR, translating into MNQQRLILSSPLLEIVVSRLAQQLIENYQNFDDTVILGLQPRGIYFAERVARELNRALGHEVPLGYLDATFYRDDFRRRDTPLRPNTTHVPFIIENKRVILVDDVLATGRMVRAALDAMTAFGRPRKVELLVLIDRRYNRDLPIKPDYTGKRVNTLESQQVLVEWTEQGAEADRIWLVG